One Motacilla alba alba isolate MOTALB_02 chromosome 15, Motacilla_alba_V1.0_pri, whole genome shotgun sequence DNA segment encodes these proteins:
- the CLTCL1 gene encoding clathrin heavy chain 2 isoform X1: MAQILPIRFQEHFQLQNLGINPANIGFSTLTMESDKFICIREKVGEQAQVVIIDMSDPTTPIRRPISAESAIMNPASKVIALKDAGKTLQIFNIEMKSKMKAHTMAEEVIFWKWISVNTVALVTETAVYHWSMEGESQPQKMFDRHASLAGCQIINYRTDEHQKWLLLIGISAQQNRVVGAMQLYSVDRKVSQPIEGHAAAFAEFKIEGNAKPSTLFCFAVRSPAGGKLHIIEVGQPATGNQPFVKKAVDVFFPPEAQTDFPVAMQIGIKHGVIYLITKYGYIHMYDLESGVCIYMNRISADTIFVTAPHEPTSGIIGVNKKGQVLSVCVEEDNIVNYATNVLQNPDLGLRMAIRSNLAGAEELFARKFNTLFAQGNYADAAKVAASAPKGILRTSDTIRKFQSVPAQPGQASPLLQYFGILLDQGQLNKFESLELCRPVLQQGRKQLLEKWLKEDKLECSEELGDLVKTADPTLALSVYLRANVPNKVIQCFAETGQFQKIVLYAKKVGYTPDWIFLLRSVMRVSPEQGLQFSQMLVQDEEPLANINQIVDVFMEHSLLQQCTSFLLDALKNNRPAEGHLQTRLLEMNLIHAPQVADAILGNQMFTHYDRAHVAQLCEKAGLLQRALEHYTDLYDIKRAVVHTHLLNPEWLVNFFGSLSVEDSVECLRAMLSANIRQNLQLCVQVASKYHEQLGTQSLVELFESFKSYEGLFYFLGSIVNFSQDPDVHFKYIQAACKTGQIKEVERICRESNCYNPERVKNFLKEAKLTDQLPLIIVCDRFDFVHDLVLYLYRNNLQKYIEIYVQKVNPSRIPAVVGGLLDVDCSEDVIKNLIMVVRGQFSTDELVAEVEKRNRLKLLLPWLESRIHEGCEEPATHNALAKIYIDSNNNPERFLRENPYYDSRVVGKYCEKRDPHLACVAYERGQCDLELIKVCNENSLFKSEARYLVRRKDPELWANVLEENNPFRRQLIDQVVQTALSETQDPEEVSVTVKAFMTADLPNELIELLEKIVLDNSVFSEHRNLQNLLILTAIKADRTRVMEYINRLDNYDAPDIANIAISNELYEEAFAIFRKFDVNTSAIQVLIEHIGNLDRAYEFAERCNEPAVWSQLARAQLQKDLVKEAIDSYIKADDPSAYMEVVQAANRNDNWEDLVKFLQMARKKARESYVETELIFALAKTNRLSELEEFISGPNNAHIQQVGDRCYEEGMYEAAKLLYNNVSNFARLASTLVHLGEYQAAVDSGRKANSTRTWKEVCFACVDGKEFRLAQICGLHIVIHADELEELISYYQDRGYFEDLIALLEAALGLERAHMGMFTELAILYSKFKPQKMREHLELFWSRVNIPKVLRAAEQAHLWAELVFLYDKYEEYDNAIITMMNHPTDAWKEGQFKDIIAKVANVELYYKALQFYLDYKPLLINDLLLVLSPRLDHTRTVNFFSKVNQLFLVKPYLRSVQNHNNKGVNEALNNLLTEEEDFQGLRASIDAYDNFDNITLAQRLEKHELIEFRRIAAYLYKGNNRWKQSVELCKKDRLYKDAMQYAAESKDAELAEKLLQWFLEEGKQECFAACLFTCYDLLHPDVVLELAWRHNIMDFAMPYFIQVMREYLTKVDGLFYKVDKLDASESLRKEEEQVAEPTPIVFGQQLMLTAGPSAVPPQANFPYGYTAPGFTQPPVYGFNM, from the exons CCGGGAAAACACTTCAGATCTTTAACATTGAgatgaaaagtaaaatgaaagcCCACACAATGGCAGAGGAAGTGATCTTCTGGAAATGGATATCTGTGAATACAGTTGCCTTGGTGACGGAGACAGCAGTGTACCACTGGAGCATGGAGGGAGAATCACAACCCCAAAAGATGTTTGATAGACATGCTAGTCTTGCAGGCTGCCAAATCATCAATTACAGGACAGATGAACACCAAAAATGGCTGCTGCTGATAGGAATTTCAGCACAG caAAATCGTGTGGTTGGTGCAATGCAGCTATACTCAGTTGATAGAAAAGTCTCCCAACCTATAGAAGGCCATGCAGCAGCTTTTGCAGAATTCAAAATAGAGGGAAATGCCAAACCTTCTACcctcttctgttttgctgtgaGGAGTCCCGCAGGAGGCAAG CTGCACATAATCGAAGTAGGTCAGCCAGCTACTGGAAATCAGCCATTTGTTAAGAAAGCTGTTGATGTGTTTTTCCCACCTGAGGCACAGACAGACTTTCCTGTGGCAATGCAG ATTGGAATTAAGCATGGTGTGATTTATCTGATCACGAAGTATGGATATATCCACATGTATGATTTGGAGTCTGGAGTGTGCATCTACATGAACCGTATTAGTGCTGATACTATCTTTGTCACAGCTCCTCATGAACCTACCTCAGGCATTATTGGTGTGAACAAAAAAGGACAG GTGCTTTCTGTATGTGTTGAGGAAGACAACATTGTGAACTATGCTACAAATGTTCTCCAGAATCCTGACTTGGGACTGCGAATGGCTATACGTAGTAACCTAGCGGGGGCAGAGGAGTTATTTGCCAGAAAGTTCAACACACTGTTTGCTCAAGGAAACTATGCAGATGCTGCTAAAGTAGCTGCATCTGCACCAAAG GGAATTCTGCGTACCAGTGATACAATTAGGAAGTTCCAGAGTGTACCAGCTCAGCCTGGACAGgcctctcccctgctccagtACTTTGGAATATTGCTTGACCAGGGACAGCTGAACAAGTTTGAATCTCTGGAGCTCTGTCGCCCCGTCCTGCAGCAGGGCCGCAAACAGCTTCTGGAGAAGTGGCTGAAGGAAGACAAG CTGGAGTGCTCGGAGGAGCTGGGAGACTTGGTGAAGACGGCTGACCCAACCCTTGCACTCAGCGTCTACCTTCGAGCTAATGTGCCAAACAAAGTGATTCAGTGCTTTGCTGAAACTGGCCAATTCCAGAAAATAGTGCTGTATGCTAAGAAG GTTGGCTATACCCCAGACTGGATCTTCCTACTGAGAAGTGTAATGAGAGTCAGTCCAGAACAAGGCCTGCAGTTCTCTCAGATGCTGGTACAGGATGAGGAGCCACTGGCCAACATTAACCAG ATTGTGGATGTGTTCATGGAGCACAGTCTTCTGCAGCAGTGTACATCCTTTTTGTTGGATGCCCTGAAAAATAACCGCCCTGCAGAAGGCCACCTTCAGACCCGTCTCCTGGAAATGAATTTGATTCATGCCCCGCAG GTTGCAGATGCCATTCTCGGAAACCAAATGTTTACACACTATGATCGTGCTCATGTTGCCCAGCTGTGTGAAAAGGCAGGCTTGCTCCAGCGAGCTTTGGAACACTACACAGATCTCTATGATATTAAACGTGCAGTTGTTCATACTCACCTCTTGAACCCTGAG TGGCTTGTGAACTTCTTTGGCTCTCTCTCAGTTGAAGACTCTGTGGAGTGTTTGCGTGCCATGCTGTCAGCCAACATTCGGCAAAACCTACAGCTCTGTGTGCAAGTTGCTTCTAAATACCATGAACAGCTTGGCACCCAGTCTCTTGTGGAGCTTTTTGAATCTTTCAAAAGCTATGAAG GACTGTTCTATTTCTTGGGTTCCATTGTAAACTTTAGCCAGGATCCAGATGTTCACTTCAAGTACATCCAGGCGGCTTGCAAGACTGGTCAGATAAAGGAAGTGGAAAGAATCTGCCGTGAAAGTAACTGCTATAACCCAGAACGAGTGAAGAACTTCCTGAAG GAGGCAAAGCTCACAGATCAGCTTCCTCTCATCATTGTCTGCGATCGGTTTGACTTTGTTCATGACCTGGTGCTCTATTTATATCGCAATAATCTGCAGAAGTATATCGAGATCTATGTACAGAAG GTCAATCCTAGCCGTATACCAGCAGTGGTTGGAGGGCTTCTTGATGTAGATTGTTCTGAAGATGTCATCAAGAACTTGATCATGGTGGTGAGAGGGCAGTTCTCCACAGATGAGTTGGTGGctgaagtggaaaaaagaaatcg GCTTAAGTTGCTGTTGCCATGGCTTGAATCAAGGATTCATGAAGGCTGTGAAGAACCTGCAACTCATAATGCTTTGGCCAAAATCTACATTGACAGTAATAATAATCCAGAGCGCTTCCTTCGTGAGAATCCTTACTATGACAGCCGTGTAGTCGGCAAATATTGTGAAAAGAGGGACCCTCATCTGGCCTGCGTTGCTTATGAGAGGGGGCAGTGTGATCTGGAACTCATAAAG GTGTGCAATGAGAACTCCCTGTTTAAGAGCGAGGCTCGCTATCTGGTGCGGAGGAAGGACCCTGAGCTCTGGGCAAACGTACTGGAAGAAAACAACCCATTCAGGCGGCAGCTTATTGACCAG GTTGTCCAAACGGCTTTATCAGAGACACAGGATCCAGAGGAAGTTTCTGTAACTGTGAAAGCTTTCATGACTGCTGATCTGCCAAATGAACTGATTGAGTTACTGGAAAAAATTGTCTTGGATAATTCTGTATTCAGTGAACACAG GAATCTGCAGAATCTGCTGATCCTGACTGCCATTAAGGCTGACCGCACCCGAGTGATGGAATACATCAATCGGCTGGATAACTATGATGCCCCAGATATTGCAAACATTGCCATCAGTAATGAGCTATATGAGGAAGCCTTTGCTATATTCAGAAAATTTGATGTCAATACTTCAGCAATTCAG GTGCTGATTGAGCACATTGGCAACTTAGACCGTGCTTATGAATTTGCAGAGAGATGTAATGAACCAGCAGTGTGGAGCCAACTGgccagagcacagctccagaaGGACTTGGTGAAGGAAGCCATCGACTCCTATATAAAGGCAGATGATCCATCTGCCTACATGGAAGTCGTTCAGGCAGCTAATAGAAATG ATAATTGGGAGGACCTGGTCAAGTTCTTACAGATGGCCAGGAAGAAGGCTAGAGAGTCTTACGTAGAGACAGAACTTATTTTTGCTTTGGCAAAAACTAATCGTCTGTCAGAACTGGAGGAGTTTATTAGTGGCCCTAATAATGCCCATATACAACAG GTTGGTGATCGCTGCTACGAAGAGGGGATGTATGAAGCAGCAAAACTTCTCTATAACAACGTATCCAACTTTGCTCGCCTGGCATCTACCTTGGTTCACCTTGGGGAGTATCAGGCAGCAGTGGACAGTGGCCGCAAAGCTAATAGCACAAGGACTTGGAAGGAG GTCTGCTTTGCCTGCGTGGATGGAAAAGAATTCCGCTTGGCACAGATCTGTGGCTTACACATAGTCATCCATGCTGATGAACTTGAGGAGCTGATCAGTTACTATCAG GATCGTGGCTACTTTGAAGATCTCATTGCCCTTTTGGAAGCTGCTTTGGGCCTAGAGCGTGCTCACATGGGGATGTTTACTGAACTTGCCATCTTATACTCCAAATTCAAGCCTCAGAAAATGAGGGAACATCTGGAGCTTTTCTGGTCCAGAGTTAATATTCCAAAG gtgctcagagctgcagaacaggctCATCTCTGGGCAGAACTTGTATTCCTGTATGACAAGTATGAGGAGTATGACAATGCAATAATTACTATGATGAATCATCCCACTGATGCCTGGAAGGAAGGCCAGTTTAAAGACATAATTGCCAAG GTGGCCAATGTGGAGCTGTACTACAAAGCCTTGCAGTTCTACTTAGACTACAAACCTCTGCTGATCAATGATCTCCTGCTTGTATTATCTCCACGACTGGATCACACCAGGACAGTCAATTTTTTCTCAAAG GTTAATCAGCTATTTCTAGTAAAGCCTTACCTGCGTTCAGTCCAGAACCACAACAACAAAGGAGTTAATGAAGCTCTAAACAACCTTTTAACAGAAGAGGAAGATTTCCAG GGTTTGAGAGCTTCCATTGATGCCTATGACAACTTTGATAATATAACATTGGCTCAGCGTCTGGAAAAGCATGAACTAATTGAATTTAGGCGTATTGCAGCGTACTTGTACAAGGGTAACAACCGCTGGAAACAGAGCGTGGAGCTGTGCAAGAAAGACCGTCTGTATAAG GATGCTATGCAGTATGCTGCAGAGTCCAAAGATGCAGAGCTGGCTGAGAAGCTGCTCCAGTGGTTCTTGGAAGAAGGCAAGCAGGAGTGCTTTGCAGCCTGCCTTTTCACATGCTACGACTTGCTGCACCCAGATGTAGTCCTTGAGTTGGCATGGAGACATAACATCATGGACTTTGCAATGCCTTATTTCATCCAAGTGATGAGAGAGTACCTTACCAAA GTTGATGGACTGTTCTATAAG GTGGATAAACTTGATGCTTCTGAAAGCCTAAGAAAAGAAGAGGAACAAGTAGCTGAACCCACTCCAATAGTATTTG GCCAGCAGTTGATGTTAACAGCAGGCCCCAGTGCAGTACCTCCCCAGGCAAACTTCCCATATGGATACACAGCACCAGGATTCACCCAGCCGCCTGTTTATGGTTTCAATATGTAA
- the CLTCL1 gene encoding clathrin heavy chain 2 isoform X6: MAQILPIRFQEHFQLQNLGINPANIGFSTLTMESDKFICIREKVGEQAQVVIIDMSDPTTPIRRPISAESAIMNPASKVIALKAGKTLQIFNIEMKSKMKAHTMAEEVIFWKWISVNTVALVTETAVYHWSMEGESQPQKMFDRHASLAGCQIINYRTDEHQKWLLLIGISAQQNRVVGAMQLYSVDRKVSQPIEGHAAAFAEFKIEGNAKPSTLFCFAVRSPAGGKLHIIEVGQPATGNQPFVKKAVDVFFPPEAQTDFPVAMQIGIKHGVIYLITKYGYIHMYDLESGVCIYMNRISADTIFVTAPHEPTSGIIGVNKKGQVLSVCVEEDNIVNYATNVLQNPDLGLRMAIRSNLAGAEELFARKFNTLFAQGNYADAAKVAASAPKGILRTSDTIRKFQSVPAQPGQASPLLQYFGILLDQGQLNKFESLELCRPVLQQGRKQLLEKWLKEDKLECSEELGDLVKTADPTLALSVYLRANVPNKVIQCFAETGQFQKIVLYAKKVGYTPDWIFLLRSVMRVSPEQGLQFSQMLVQDEEPLANINQIVDVFMEHSLLQQCTSFLLDALKNNRPAEGHLQTRLLEMNLIHAPQVADAILGNQMFTHYDRAHVAQLCEKAGLLQRALEHYTDLYDIKRAVVHTHLLNPEWLVNFFGSLSVEDSVECLRAMLSANIRQNLQLCVQVASKYHEQLGTQSLVELFESFKSYEGLFYFLGSIVNFSQDPDVHFKYIQAACKTGQIKEVERICRESNCYNPERVKNFLKEAKLTDQLPLIIVCDRFDFVHDLVLYLYRNNLQKYIEIYVQKVNPSRIPAVVGGLLDVDCSEDVIKNLIMVVRGQFSTDELVAEVEKRNRLKLLLPWLESRIHEGCEEPATHNALAKIYIDSNNNPERFLRENPYYDSRVVGKYCEKRDPHLACVAYERGQCDLELIKVCNENSLFKSEARYLVRRKDPELWANVLEENNPFRRQLIDQVVQTALSETQDPEEVSVTVKAFMTADLPNELIELLEKIVLDNSVFSEHRNLQNLLILTAIKADRTRVMEYINRLDNYDAPDIANIAISNELYEEAFAIFRKFDVNTSAIQVLIEHIGNLDRAYEFAERCNEPAVWSQLARAQLQKDLVKEAIDSYIKADDPSAYMEVVQAANRNDNWEDLVKFLQMARKKARESYVETELIFALAKTNRLSELEEFISGPNNAHIQQVGDRCYEEGMYEAAKLLYNNVSNFARLASTLVHLGEYQAAVDSGRKANSTRTWKEVCFACVDGKEFRLAQICGLHIVIHADELEELISYYQDRGYFEDLIALLEAALGLERAHMGMFTELAILYSKFKPQKMREHLELFWSRVNIPKVLRAAEQAHLWAELVFLYDKYEEYDNAIITMMNHPTDAWKEGQFKDIIAKVANVELYYKALQFYLDYKPLLINDLLLVLSPRLDHTRTVNFFSKVNQLFLVKPYLRSVQNHNNKGVNEALNNLLTEEEDFQGLRASIDAYDNFDNITLAQRLEKHELIEFRRIAAYLYKGNNRWKQSVELCKKDRLYKDAMQYAAESKDAELAEKLLQWFLEEGKQECFAACLFTCYDLLHPDVVLELAWRHNIMDFAMPYFIQVMREYLTKVDGLFYKVDKLDASESLRKEEEQVAEPTPIVFATVAVFKCDVILEALLKRHSANKHLEVAGQQLMLTAGPSAVPPQANFPYGYTAPGFTQPPVYGFNM; the protein is encoded by the exons CCGGGAAAACACTTCAGATCTTTAACATTGAgatgaaaagtaaaatgaaagcCCACACAATGGCAGAGGAAGTGATCTTCTGGAAATGGATATCTGTGAATACAGTTGCCTTGGTGACGGAGACAGCAGTGTACCACTGGAGCATGGAGGGAGAATCACAACCCCAAAAGATGTTTGATAGACATGCTAGTCTTGCAGGCTGCCAAATCATCAATTACAGGACAGATGAACACCAAAAATGGCTGCTGCTGATAGGAATTTCAGCACAG caAAATCGTGTGGTTGGTGCAATGCAGCTATACTCAGTTGATAGAAAAGTCTCCCAACCTATAGAAGGCCATGCAGCAGCTTTTGCAGAATTCAAAATAGAGGGAAATGCCAAACCTTCTACcctcttctgttttgctgtgaGGAGTCCCGCAGGAGGCAAG CTGCACATAATCGAAGTAGGTCAGCCAGCTACTGGAAATCAGCCATTTGTTAAGAAAGCTGTTGATGTGTTTTTCCCACCTGAGGCACAGACAGACTTTCCTGTGGCAATGCAG ATTGGAATTAAGCATGGTGTGATTTATCTGATCACGAAGTATGGATATATCCACATGTATGATTTGGAGTCTGGAGTGTGCATCTACATGAACCGTATTAGTGCTGATACTATCTTTGTCACAGCTCCTCATGAACCTACCTCAGGCATTATTGGTGTGAACAAAAAAGGACAG GTGCTTTCTGTATGTGTTGAGGAAGACAACATTGTGAACTATGCTACAAATGTTCTCCAGAATCCTGACTTGGGACTGCGAATGGCTATACGTAGTAACCTAGCGGGGGCAGAGGAGTTATTTGCCAGAAAGTTCAACACACTGTTTGCTCAAGGAAACTATGCAGATGCTGCTAAAGTAGCTGCATCTGCACCAAAG GGAATTCTGCGTACCAGTGATACAATTAGGAAGTTCCAGAGTGTACCAGCTCAGCCTGGACAGgcctctcccctgctccagtACTTTGGAATATTGCTTGACCAGGGACAGCTGAACAAGTTTGAATCTCTGGAGCTCTGTCGCCCCGTCCTGCAGCAGGGCCGCAAACAGCTTCTGGAGAAGTGGCTGAAGGAAGACAAG CTGGAGTGCTCGGAGGAGCTGGGAGACTTGGTGAAGACGGCTGACCCAACCCTTGCACTCAGCGTCTACCTTCGAGCTAATGTGCCAAACAAAGTGATTCAGTGCTTTGCTGAAACTGGCCAATTCCAGAAAATAGTGCTGTATGCTAAGAAG GTTGGCTATACCCCAGACTGGATCTTCCTACTGAGAAGTGTAATGAGAGTCAGTCCAGAACAAGGCCTGCAGTTCTCTCAGATGCTGGTACAGGATGAGGAGCCACTGGCCAACATTAACCAG ATTGTGGATGTGTTCATGGAGCACAGTCTTCTGCAGCAGTGTACATCCTTTTTGTTGGATGCCCTGAAAAATAACCGCCCTGCAGAAGGCCACCTTCAGACCCGTCTCCTGGAAATGAATTTGATTCATGCCCCGCAG GTTGCAGATGCCATTCTCGGAAACCAAATGTTTACACACTATGATCGTGCTCATGTTGCCCAGCTGTGTGAAAAGGCAGGCTTGCTCCAGCGAGCTTTGGAACACTACACAGATCTCTATGATATTAAACGTGCAGTTGTTCATACTCACCTCTTGAACCCTGAG TGGCTTGTGAACTTCTTTGGCTCTCTCTCAGTTGAAGACTCTGTGGAGTGTTTGCGTGCCATGCTGTCAGCCAACATTCGGCAAAACCTACAGCTCTGTGTGCAAGTTGCTTCTAAATACCATGAACAGCTTGGCACCCAGTCTCTTGTGGAGCTTTTTGAATCTTTCAAAAGCTATGAAG GACTGTTCTATTTCTTGGGTTCCATTGTAAACTTTAGCCAGGATCCAGATGTTCACTTCAAGTACATCCAGGCGGCTTGCAAGACTGGTCAGATAAAGGAAGTGGAAAGAATCTGCCGTGAAAGTAACTGCTATAACCCAGAACGAGTGAAGAACTTCCTGAAG GAGGCAAAGCTCACAGATCAGCTTCCTCTCATCATTGTCTGCGATCGGTTTGACTTTGTTCATGACCTGGTGCTCTATTTATATCGCAATAATCTGCAGAAGTATATCGAGATCTATGTACAGAAG GTCAATCCTAGCCGTATACCAGCAGTGGTTGGAGGGCTTCTTGATGTAGATTGTTCTGAAGATGTCATCAAGAACTTGATCATGGTGGTGAGAGGGCAGTTCTCCACAGATGAGTTGGTGGctgaagtggaaaaaagaaatcg GCTTAAGTTGCTGTTGCCATGGCTTGAATCAAGGATTCATGAAGGCTGTGAAGAACCTGCAACTCATAATGCTTTGGCCAAAATCTACATTGACAGTAATAATAATCCAGAGCGCTTCCTTCGTGAGAATCCTTACTATGACAGCCGTGTAGTCGGCAAATATTGTGAAAAGAGGGACCCTCATCTGGCCTGCGTTGCTTATGAGAGGGGGCAGTGTGATCTGGAACTCATAAAG GTGTGCAATGAGAACTCCCTGTTTAAGAGCGAGGCTCGCTATCTGGTGCGGAGGAAGGACCCTGAGCTCTGGGCAAACGTACTGGAAGAAAACAACCCATTCAGGCGGCAGCTTATTGACCAG GTTGTCCAAACGGCTTTATCAGAGACACAGGATCCAGAGGAAGTTTCTGTAACTGTGAAAGCTTTCATGACTGCTGATCTGCCAAATGAACTGATTGAGTTACTGGAAAAAATTGTCTTGGATAATTCTGTATTCAGTGAACACAG GAATCTGCAGAATCTGCTGATCCTGACTGCCATTAAGGCTGACCGCACCCGAGTGATGGAATACATCAATCGGCTGGATAACTATGATGCCCCAGATATTGCAAACATTGCCATCAGTAATGAGCTATATGAGGAAGCCTTTGCTATATTCAGAAAATTTGATGTCAATACTTCAGCAATTCAG GTGCTGATTGAGCACATTGGCAACTTAGACCGTGCTTATGAATTTGCAGAGAGATGTAATGAACCAGCAGTGTGGAGCCAACTGgccagagcacagctccagaaGGACTTGGTGAAGGAAGCCATCGACTCCTATATAAAGGCAGATGATCCATCTGCCTACATGGAAGTCGTTCAGGCAGCTAATAGAAATG ATAATTGGGAGGACCTGGTCAAGTTCTTACAGATGGCCAGGAAGAAGGCTAGAGAGTCTTACGTAGAGACAGAACTTATTTTTGCTTTGGCAAAAACTAATCGTCTGTCAGAACTGGAGGAGTTTATTAGTGGCCCTAATAATGCCCATATACAACAG GTTGGTGATCGCTGCTACGAAGAGGGGATGTATGAAGCAGCAAAACTTCTCTATAACAACGTATCCAACTTTGCTCGCCTGGCATCTACCTTGGTTCACCTTGGGGAGTATCAGGCAGCAGTGGACAGTGGCCGCAAAGCTAATAGCACAAGGACTTGGAAGGAG GTCTGCTTTGCCTGCGTGGATGGAAAAGAATTCCGCTTGGCACAGATCTGTGGCTTACACATAGTCATCCATGCTGATGAACTTGAGGAGCTGATCAGTTACTATCAG GATCGTGGCTACTTTGAAGATCTCATTGCCCTTTTGGAAGCTGCTTTGGGCCTAGAGCGTGCTCACATGGGGATGTTTACTGAACTTGCCATCTTATACTCCAAATTCAAGCCTCAGAAAATGAGGGAACATCTGGAGCTTTTCTGGTCCAGAGTTAATATTCCAAAG gtgctcagagctgcagaacaggctCATCTCTGGGCAGAACTTGTATTCCTGTATGACAAGTATGAGGAGTATGACAATGCAATAATTACTATGATGAATCATCCCACTGATGCCTGGAAGGAAGGCCAGTTTAAAGACATAATTGCCAAG GTGGCCAATGTGGAGCTGTACTACAAAGCCTTGCAGTTCTACTTAGACTACAAACCTCTGCTGATCAATGATCTCCTGCTTGTATTATCTCCACGACTGGATCACACCAGGACAGTCAATTTTTTCTCAAAG GTTAATCAGCTATTTCTAGTAAAGCCTTACCTGCGTTCAGTCCAGAACCACAACAACAAAGGAGTTAATGAAGCTCTAAACAACCTTTTAACAGAAGAGGAAGATTTCCAG GGTTTGAGAGCTTCCATTGATGCCTATGACAACTTTGATAATATAACATTGGCTCAGCGTCTGGAAAAGCATGAACTAATTGAATTTAGGCGTATTGCAGCGTACTTGTACAAGGGTAACAACCGCTGGAAACAGAGCGTGGAGCTGTGCAAGAAAGACCGTCTGTATAAG GATGCTATGCAGTATGCTGCAGAGTCCAAAGATGCAGAGCTGGCTGAGAAGCTGCTCCAGTGGTTCTTGGAAGAAGGCAAGCAGGAGTGCTTTGCAGCCTGCCTTTTCACATGCTACGACTTGCTGCACCCAGATGTAGTCCTTGAGTTGGCATGGAGACATAACATCATGGACTTTGCAATGCCTTATTTCATCCAAGTGATGAGAGAGTACCTTACCAAA GTTGATGGACTGTTCTATAAG GTGGATAAACTTGATGCTTCTGAAAGCCTAAGAAAAGAAGAGGAACAAGTAGCTGAACCCACTCCAATAGTATTTG CCACCGTGGCTGTCTTCAAGTGTGATGTTATTTTAGAAGCCCTTCTGAAGAGGCATTCTGCTAACAAGCACCTAGAAGTGGCTG GCCAGCAGTTGATGTTAACAGCAGGCCCCAGTGCAGTACCTCCCCAGGCAAACTTCCCATATGGATACACAGCACCAGGATTCACCCAGCCGCCTGTTTATGGTTTCAATATGTAA